From Brachyhypopomus gauderio isolate BG-103 unplaced genomic scaffold, BGAUD_0.2 sc120, whole genome shotgun sequence, a single genomic window includes:
- the LOC143498866 gene encoding uncharacterized protein LOC143498866, with protein sequence HTHTHTHTHTHTHTIHTHTHTNTLPASPTSPPTSPPTSTTSPTSTTSPPTSTTSPTSPPTSTTSPTSPPKSTTSPTSPPSPTSPPSPTSTTSPTSTTSPTSPPKSTTSPTSPPSPTSPPSPTSTTSPTSPPSPTSPPTSTTSPTSPPTSTTSPTSPPTSTTSPITSYINYITSYINYISYITSYINYIYITSISYITSYIISYITSISYITSYINYISYISYITSYINYIYITSISYITSYIISYITSISYITSYINYISYISYITSYISSYITSISFFTFFTSIFHPALVYTPLLLFYPLLSSPLFSTPTTISNHVNFPASFYNSLSTSSSPHNLPLSLSLFLPLSLFFPLSFLSPSILPFSL encoded by the coding sequence cacacacacacacacacacacacacacacacacacacacaccatacacacacacacacacacaaatacacttcCTGCATCTCCTACATCACCTCCTACATCACCTCCTACATCAACTACATCTCCTACATCAACTACATCACCTCCTACATCAACTACATCTCCTACATCACCTCCTACATCAACTACATCTCCTACATCACCTCCTAAATCAACTACATCTCCTACATCACCTCCATCTCCTACATCACCTCCATCTCCTACATCAACTACATCTCCTACATCAACTACATCTCCTACATCACCTCCTAAATCAACTACATCTCCTACATCACCTCCATCTCCTACATCACCTCCATCTCCTACATCAACTACATCTCCTACATCACCTCCATCTCCTACATCACCTCCTACATCAACTACATCTCCTACATCACCTCCTACATCAACTACATCTCCTACATCACCTCCTACATCAACTACATCTCCAATCACCTCCTACATCAACTACATCACCTCCTACATCAACTACATCTCCTACATCACCTCCTACATCAACTACATCTACATCACCTCCATCTCCTACATCACCTCCTACATCATCTCCTACATCACTTCCATCTCCTACATCACCTCCTACATCAACTACATCTCCTACATATCCTACATCACCTCCTACATCAACTACATCTACATCACCTCCATCTCCTACATCACCTCCTACATCATCTCCTACATCACTTCCATCTCCTACATCACCTCCTACATCAACTACATCTCCTACATATCCTACATCACCTCCTACATCTCCTCCTACATCACCTCCATCTCCTTCTTCACCTTCTTCACCTCCATCTTTCATCCAGCCTTGGTTTATACTCCTCTCCTCCTATTttatcctctcctctcttctcctctgttctccacacccaccaccattTCCAACCATGTTAATTTCCCTGCTAGCTTTTATAACTCCCTTTCGACATCCTCGTCACCACataatctccctctctccctctctctgttccttcccctctctctcttcttccctctctcttttctctctccctctattctCCCGTTCTCTCTCTAA
- the LOC143498865 gene encoding CUGBP Elav-like family member 2 isoform X2, which translates to MNALQLQNLATLAAAAAAAQSSASPSTAGALTSSTGSLGALASPAGSTANSSAGAMSSLGSLGTLQGLAGATVGLNNINALAGSVNIAHMLSGMAALNGGLGSGALTNGSAGPMDALTQAYSGIQQYAAAALPTLYSQSLLQQQSAAGSQKEGPEGANLFIYHLPQEFGDQDILQMFMPFGNVVSAKVFIDKQTNLSKCFGFVSYDNPVSAQAAIQAMNGFQIGMKRLKVQLKRSKNDSKPY; encoded by the exons aTGAATGCTCTACAGTTACAGAATCTGGCCACTCTGGCAGCAGCTGCCGCGGCCGCTCAGAGTTCAGCTAGTCCCTCCACCGCCGGTGCCCTCACCTCCAGCACCGGCTCTCTGGGAGCCCTGGCCAGCCCAG CAGGGTCCACTGCTAACTCCAGTGCGGGAGCTATGAGCTCGCTGGGCTCCCTGGGCACGCTGCAGGGGCTGGCTGGGGCCACCGTGGGCCTCAACAACATAAACGCACTAGCAGGTAGCGTCAACA TTGCTCACATGCTCTCAGGTATGGCTGCCCTGAACGGGGGGCTGGGCAGCGGGGCGCTGACTAACGGCTCGGCCGGACCCATGGACGCCCTCACACAGGCCTACTCAGGGATCCAGCAGTATGCTGCCGCCGCCCTGCCCACCCTGTACAGCCAGTCACTGCTGCAGCAGCAGAGCGCAGCGGGCAGCCAGAAAGAgg gACCAGAAGGGGCCAACCTGTTCATCTACCACCTGCCACAGGAGTTTGGGGACCAAGACATTCTGCAGATGTTCATGCCTTTTGGAAATGTAGTGTCGGCCAAAGTCTTCATCGACAAACAGACCAATCTGAGCAAGTGCTTCG gTTTCGTCAGTTATGACAATCCCGTGTCCGCACAAGCAGCGATCCAGGCAATGAATGGGTTTCAGATCGGCATGAAGCGTCTGAAGGTTCAGCTGAAGCGCTCCAAGAATGACAGCAAGCCCTACTGA
- the LOC143498865 gene encoding CUGBP Elav-like family member 2 isoform X6: protein MNALQLQNLATLAAAAAAAQSSASPSTAGALTSSTGSLGALASPAGSTANSSAGAMSSLGSLGTLQGLAGATVGLNNINALAGSVNSMAALNGGLGSGALTNGSAGPMDALTQAYSGIQQYAAAALPTLYSQSLLQQQSAAGSQKEGPEGANLFIYHLPQEFGDQDILQMFMPFGNVVSAKVFIDKQTNLSKCFGFVSYDNPVSAQAAIQAMNGFQIGMKRLKVQLKRSKNDSKPY, encoded by the exons aTGAATGCTCTACAGTTACAGAATCTGGCCACTCTGGCAGCAGCTGCCGCGGCCGCTCAGAGTTCAGCTAGTCCCTCCACCGCCGGTGCCCTCACCTCCAGCACCGGCTCTCTGGGAGCCCTGGCCAGCCCAG CAGGGTCCACTGCTAACTCCAGTGCGGGAGCTATGAGCTCGCTGGGCTCCCTGGGCACGCTGCAGGGGCTGGCTGGGGCCACCGTGGGCCTCAACAACATAAACGCACTAGCAGGTAGCGTCAACA GTATGGCTGCCCTGAACGGGGGGCTGGGCAGCGGGGCGCTGACTAACGGCTCGGCCGGACCCATGGACGCCCTCACACAGGCCTACTCAGGGATCCAGCAGTATGCTGCCGCCGCCCTGCCCACCCTGTACAGCCAGTCACTGCTGCAGCAGCAGAGCGCAGCGGGCAGCCAGAAAGAgg gACCAGAAGGGGCCAACCTGTTCATCTACCACCTGCCACAGGAGTTTGGGGACCAAGACATTCTGCAGATGTTCATGCCTTTTGGAAATGTAGTGTCGGCCAAAGTCTTCATCGACAAACAGACCAATCTGAGCAAGTGCTTCG gTTTCGTCAGTTATGACAATCCCGTGTCCGCACAAGCAGCGATCCAGGCAATGAATGGGTTTCAGATCGGCATGAAGCGTCTGAAGGTTCAGCTGAAGCGCTCCAAGAATGACAGCAAGCCCTACTGA
- the LOC143498865 gene encoding CUGBP Elav-like family member 2 isoform X3, which translates to MNALQLQNLATLAAAAAAAQSSASPSTAGALTSSTGSLGALASPAAGSTANSSAGAMSSLGSLGTLQGLAGATVGLNNINALAVAHMLSGMAALNGGLGSGALTNGSAGPMDALTQAYSGIQQYAAAALPTLYSQSLLQQQSAAGSQKEGPEGANLFIYHLPQEFGDQDILQMFMPFGNVVSAKVFIDKQTNLSKCFGFVSYDNPVSAQAAIQAMNGFQIGMKRLKVQLKRSKNDSKPY; encoded by the exons aTGAATGCTCTACAGTTACAGAATCTGGCCACTCTGGCAGCAGCTGCCGCGGCCGCTCAGAGTTCAGCTAGTCCCTCCACCGCCGGTGCCCTCACCTCCAGCACCGGCTCTCTGGGAGCCCTGGCCAGCCCAG cAGCAGGGTCCACTGCTAACTCCAGTGCGGGAGCTATGAGCTCGCTGGGCTCCCTGGGCACGCTGCAGGGGCTGGCTGGGGCCACCGTGGGCCTCAACAACATAAACGCACTAGCAG TTGCTCACATGCTCTCAGGTATGGCTGCCCTGAACGGGGGGCTGGGCAGCGGGGCGCTGACTAACGGCTCGGCCGGACCCATGGACGCCCTCACACAGGCCTACTCAGGGATCCAGCAGTATGCTGCCGCCGCCCTGCCCACCCTGTACAGCCAGTCACTGCTGCAGCAGCAGAGCGCAGCGGGCAGCCAGAAAGAgg gACCAGAAGGGGCCAACCTGTTCATCTACCACCTGCCACAGGAGTTTGGGGACCAAGACATTCTGCAGATGTTCATGCCTTTTGGAAATGTAGTGTCGGCCAAAGTCTTCATCGACAAACAGACCAATCTGAGCAAGTGCTTCG gTTTCGTCAGTTATGACAATCCCGTGTCCGCACAAGCAGCGATCCAGGCAATGAATGGGTTTCAGATCGGCATGAAGCGTCTGAAGGTTCAGCTGAAGCGCTCCAAGAATGACAGCAAGCCCTACTGA
- the LOC143498865 gene encoding CUGBP Elav-like family member 2 isoform X8, translating into MNALQLQNLATLAAAAAAAQSSASPSTAGALTSSTGSLGALASPAGSTANSSAGAMSSLGSLGTLQGLAGATVGLNNINALAGMAALNGGLGSGALTNGSAGPMDALTQAYSGIQQYAAAALPTLYSQSLLQQQSAAGSQKEGPEGANLFIYHLPQEFGDQDILQMFMPFGNVVSAKVFIDKQTNLSKCFGFVSYDNPVSAQAAIQAMNGFQIGMKRLKVQLKRSKNDSKPY; encoded by the exons aTGAATGCTCTACAGTTACAGAATCTGGCCACTCTGGCAGCAGCTGCCGCGGCCGCTCAGAGTTCAGCTAGTCCCTCCACCGCCGGTGCCCTCACCTCCAGCACCGGCTCTCTGGGAGCCCTGGCCAGCCCAG CAGGGTCCACTGCTAACTCCAGTGCGGGAGCTATGAGCTCGCTGGGCTCCCTGGGCACGCTGCAGGGGCTGGCTGGGGCCACCGTGGGCCTCAACAACATAAACGCACTAGCAG GTATGGCTGCCCTGAACGGGGGGCTGGGCAGCGGGGCGCTGACTAACGGCTCGGCCGGACCCATGGACGCCCTCACACAGGCCTACTCAGGGATCCAGCAGTATGCTGCCGCCGCCCTGCCCACCCTGTACAGCCAGTCACTGCTGCAGCAGCAGAGCGCAGCGGGCAGCCAGAAAGAgg gACCAGAAGGGGCCAACCTGTTCATCTACCACCTGCCACAGGAGTTTGGGGACCAAGACATTCTGCAGATGTTCATGCCTTTTGGAAATGTAGTGTCGGCCAAAGTCTTCATCGACAAACAGACCAATCTGAGCAAGTGCTTCG gTTTCGTCAGTTATGACAATCCCGTGTCCGCACAAGCAGCGATCCAGGCAATGAATGGGTTTCAGATCGGCATGAAGCGTCTGAAGGTTCAGCTGAAGCGCTCCAAGAATGACAGCAAGCCCTACTGA
- the LOC143498865 gene encoding CUGBP Elav-like family member 2 isoform X7, whose amino-acid sequence MNALQLQNLATLAAAAAAAQSSASPSTAGALTSSTGSLGALASPAAGSTANSSAGAMSSLGSLGTLQGLAGATVGLNNINALAGMAALNGGLGSGALTNGSAGPMDALTQAYSGIQQYAAAALPTLYSQSLLQQQSAAGSQKEGPEGANLFIYHLPQEFGDQDILQMFMPFGNVVSAKVFIDKQTNLSKCFGFVSYDNPVSAQAAIQAMNGFQIGMKRLKVQLKRSKNDSKPY is encoded by the exons aTGAATGCTCTACAGTTACAGAATCTGGCCACTCTGGCAGCAGCTGCCGCGGCCGCTCAGAGTTCAGCTAGTCCCTCCACCGCCGGTGCCCTCACCTCCAGCACCGGCTCTCTGGGAGCCCTGGCCAGCCCAG cAGCAGGGTCCACTGCTAACTCCAGTGCGGGAGCTATGAGCTCGCTGGGCTCCCTGGGCACGCTGCAGGGGCTGGCTGGGGCCACCGTGGGCCTCAACAACATAAACGCACTAGCAG GTATGGCTGCCCTGAACGGGGGGCTGGGCAGCGGGGCGCTGACTAACGGCTCGGCCGGACCCATGGACGCCCTCACACAGGCCTACTCAGGGATCCAGCAGTATGCTGCCGCCGCCCTGCCCACCCTGTACAGCCAGTCACTGCTGCAGCAGCAGAGCGCAGCGGGCAGCCAGAAAGAgg gACCAGAAGGGGCCAACCTGTTCATCTACCACCTGCCACAGGAGTTTGGGGACCAAGACATTCTGCAGATGTTCATGCCTTTTGGAAATGTAGTGTCGGCCAAAGTCTTCATCGACAAACAGACCAATCTGAGCAAGTGCTTCG gTTTCGTCAGTTATGACAATCCCGTGTCCGCACAAGCAGCGATCCAGGCAATGAATGGGTTTCAGATCGGCATGAAGCGTCTGAAGGTTCAGCTGAAGCGCTCCAAGAATGACAGCAAGCCCTACTGA
- the LOC143498865 gene encoding CUGBP Elav-like family member 2 isoform X5: MNALQLQNLATLAAAAAAAQSSASPSTAGALTSSTGSLGALASPAAGSTANSSAGAMSSLGSLGTLQGLAGATVGLNNINALAGSVNSMAALNGGLGSGALTNGSAGPMDALTQAYSGIQQYAAAALPTLYSQSLLQQQSAAGSQKEGPEGANLFIYHLPQEFGDQDILQMFMPFGNVVSAKVFIDKQTNLSKCFGFVSYDNPVSAQAAIQAMNGFQIGMKRLKVQLKRSKNDSKPY, from the exons aTGAATGCTCTACAGTTACAGAATCTGGCCACTCTGGCAGCAGCTGCCGCGGCCGCTCAGAGTTCAGCTAGTCCCTCCACCGCCGGTGCCCTCACCTCCAGCACCGGCTCTCTGGGAGCCCTGGCCAGCCCAG cAGCAGGGTCCACTGCTAACTCCAGTGCGGGAGCTATGAGCTCGCTGGGCTCCCTGGGCACGCTGCAGGGGCTGGCTGGGGCCACCGTGGGCCTCAACAACATAAACGCACTAGCAGGTAGCGTCAACA GTATGGCTGCCCTGAACGGGGGGCTGGGCAGCGGGGCGCTGACTAACGGCTCGGCCGGACCCATGGACGCCCTCACACAGGCCTACTCAGGGATCCAGCAGTATGCTGCCGCCGCCCTGCCCACCCTGTACAGCCAGTCACTGCTGCAGCAGCAGAGCGCAGCGGGCAGCCAGAAAGAgg gACCAGAAGGGGCCAACCTGTTCATCTACCACCTGCCACAGGAGTTTGGGGACCAAGACATTCTGCAGATGTTCATGCCTTTTGGAAATGTAGTGTCGGCCAAAGTCTTCATCGACAAACAGACCAATCTGAGCAAGTGCTTCG gTTTCGTCAGTTATGACAATCCCGTGTCCGCACAAGCAGCGATCCAGGCAATGAATGGGTTTCAGATCGGCATGAAGCGTCTGAAGGTTCAGCTGAAGCGCTCCAAGAATGACAGCAAGCCCTACTGA
- the LOC143498865 gene encoding CUGBP Elav-like family member 2 isoform X1 encodes MNALQLQNLATLAAAAAAAQSSASPSTAGALTSSTGSLGALASPAAGSTANSSAGAMSSLGSLGTLQGLAGATVGLNNINALAGSVNIAHMLSGMAALNGGLGSGALTNGSAGPMDALTQAYSGIQQYAAAALPTLYSQSLLQQQSAAGSQKEGPEGANLFIYHLPQEFGDQDILQMFMPFGNVVSAKVFIDKQTNLSKCFGFVSYDNPVSAQAAIQAMNGFQIGMKRLKVQLKRSKNDSKPY; translated from the exons aTGAATGCTCTACAGTTACAGAATCTGGCCACTCTGGCAGCAGCTGCCGCGGCCGCTCAGAGTTCAGCTAGTCCCTCCACCGCCGGTGCCCTCACCTCCAGCACCGGCTCTCTGGGAGCCCTGGCCAGCCCAG cAGCAGGGTCCACTGCTAACTCCAGTGCGGGAGCTATGAGCTCGCTGGGCTCCCTGGGCACGCTGCAGGGGCTGGCTGGGGCCACCGTGGGCCTCAACAACATAAACGCACTAGCAGGTAGCGTCAACA TTGCTCACATGCTCTCAGGTATGGCTGCCCTGAACGGGGGGCTGGGCAGCGGGGCGCTGACTAACGGCTCGGCCGGACCCATGGACGCCCTCACACAGGCCTACTCAGGGATCCAGCAGTATGCTGCCGCCGCCCTGCCCACCCTGTACAGCCAGTCACTGCTGCAGCAGCAGAGCGCAGCGGGCAGCCAGAAAGAgg gACCAGAAGGGGCCAACCTGTTCATCTACCACCTGCCACAGGAGTTTGGGGACCAAGACATTCTGCAGATGTTCATGCCTTTTGGAAATGTAGTGTCGGCCAAAGTCTTCATCGACAAACAGACCAATCTGAGCAAGTGCTTCG gTTTCGTCAGTTATGACAATCCCGTGTCCGCACAAGCAGCGATCCAGGCAATGAATGGGTTTCAGATCGGCATGAAGCGTCTGAAGGTTCAGCTGAAGCGCTCCAAGAATGACAGCAAGCCCTACTGA
- the LOC143498865 gene encoding CUGBP Elav-like family member 2 isoform X4 — MNALQLQNLATLAAAAAAAQSSASPSTAGALTSSTGSLGALASPAGSTANSSAGAMSSLGSLGTLQGLAGATVGLNNINALAVAHMLSGMAALNGGLGSGALTNGSAGPMDALTQAYSGIQQYAAAALPTLYSQSLLQQQSAAGSQKEGPEGANLFIYHLPQEFGDQDILQMFMPFGNVVSAKVFIDKQTNLSKCFGFVSYDNPVSAQAAIQAMNGFQIGMKRLKVQLKRSKNDSKPY, encoded by the exons aTGAATGCTCTACAGTTACAGAATCTGGCCACTCTGGCAGCAGCTGCCGCGGCCGCTCAGAGTTCAGCTAGTCCCTCCACCGCCGGTGCCCTCACCTCCAGCACCGGCTCTCTGGGAGCCCTGGCCAGCCCAG CAGGGTCCACTGCTAACTCCAGTGCGGGAGCTATGAGCTCGCTGGGCTCCCTGGGCACGCTGCAGGGGCTGGCTGGGGCCACCGTGGGCCTCAACAACATAAACGCACTAGCAG TTGCTCACATGCTCTCAGGTATGGCTGCCCTGAACGGGGGGCTGGGCAGCGGGGCGCTGACTAACGGCTCGGCCGGACCCATGGACGCCCTCACACAGGCCTACTCAGGGATCCAGCAGTATGCTGCCGCCGCCCTGCCCACCCTGTACAGCCAGTCACTGCTGCAGCAGCAGAGCGCAGCGGGCAGCCAGAAAGAgg gACCAGAAGGGGCCAACCTGTTCATCTACCACCTGCCACAGGAGTTTGGGGACCAAGACATTCTGCAGATGTTCATGCCTTTTGGAAATGTAGTGTCGGCCAAAGTCTTCATCGACAAACAGACCAATCTGAGCAAGTGCTTCG gTTTCGTCAGTTATGACAATCCCGTGTCCGCACAAGCAGCGATCCAGGCAATGAATGGGTTTCAGATCGGCATGAAGCGTCTGAAGGTTCAGCTGAAGCGCTCCAAGAATGACAGCAAGCCCTACTGA